A section of the Humulus lupulus chromosome 2, drHumLupu1.1, whole genome shotgun sequence genome encodes:
- the LOC133819851 gene encoding ubiquitin carboxyl-terminal hydrolase 2, which translates to MGKKVKKKSRTPQKEKKVTINSQKNVSQPSEQSAENVDSAATVVRESKPCPHLGKGINLDKLSAKIGLAEPVRCEDCREGAVDRRASKGKAKHGKKKGGSSADSKSDSKATWICLECGHYACGGVGLPTNPQCHALRHTRQTRHPLVIQFEKPQLRWCFPCNTLVPAEKIEENGEQKDAFSDVVKLIKGHTTEGAAVNVENVWFGSGSVTTEIKSIAVSGDLDGQGGYVVRGLVNLGNTCFFNSVLQNLIAMDKLRDFFFKLEASVGPLTIALKKIYNETKPEAGFKNVINPRAFFGSLCSKAPQFRGYQQHDSHELLRCLLDGLSSEELGVRKQSNSSKENGHSSSPGPTFVDAVFGGQVSSTVCCTECGHSSTVYEPFLDLSLPVPTKKPTSKKAQQFSRTKKAKLPPKRGGKPRPKVSRGPDLISDASTSKELSCQPQSGTAGPTTLAEENSSVGQNSSAVEQSGNKQVVEDAAEQTSAAIDIFSWLDYLEPEAPLDDYNMTSNDFVGPTLQDSENKDTFINAEPGQSGFESSALVLPLSEEPDTKAQFSNVNPWEDEIPVQVQSSQVLLLPYKEEDSTAVEFEVGEGSSSVFAGVQEDFEGFGGLFDEPEVSAGPFIGPSLGNDVAKTGFVASSESDPDEVDDSDSPVSVETCLVHYTKPELLSYENAWHCENCSKALVRQKLVSHKQLNSAPKALVNGCGTAIQSDIEYSNKDPCPKEARQHDDNSQCVSNLNKFDATIDCSSQKHTKKENGHADELASLVTQTGEGKVVMKYAQEQSGSSGSFHTCKQESLIGQAIDSCCVDEASSAGSIGNKVQQSESKISAPNPETEENGDDELNSESVKVKRDATKRVLINKAPPILTIHLKRFSQDARGRLSKLNGHVTFREIIDLKPYMDASCTDEGRYDFRLIGVVEHQGSMRGGHYIAYVRGHENSSKGKENGGSVWFHASDAYVRQTSLDEVLRSEAYILFYERL; encoded by the coding sequence GAAAGTTAAGAAGAAGAGTCGAACTCCTCAAAAGGAGAAAAAAGTTACAATTAATTCCCAGAAAAATGTATCTCAACCAAGTGAGCAAAGTGCTGAGAATGTAGATAGTGCAGCTACAGTAGTTAGAGAAAGCAAACCTTGTCCTCATCTTGGTAAGGGTATTAATCTTGATAAACTGTCTGCTAAAATTGGGTTAGCAGAACCTGTTAGGTGTGAAGATTGTAGGGAAGGCGCAGTTGATCGAAGGGCAAGTAAGGGAAAGGCTAAACATGGGAAGAAGAAAGGGGGTTCTTCTGCAGATTCAAAATCTGATTCAAAAGCCACTTGGATTTGTCTGGAATGTGGGCATTATGCATGTGGAGGGGTTGGACTGCCAACAAACCCTCAATGTCATGCGCTTAGACATACCCGGCAGACTCGTCATCCATTGGTTATTCAGTTTGAAAAACCTCAGCTGCGATGGTGTTTCCCCTGCAACACGCTTGTACCAGCTGAAAAGATTGAGGAAAATGGTGAACAAAAGGATGCATTTTCAGATGTTGTGAAATTGATAAAAGGGCATACAACAGAGGGGGCAGCTGTAAATGTTGAGAATGTATGGTTTGGGAGTGGCAGTGTTACAACGGAAATCAAATCTATTGCTGTGTCAGGTGATTTAGATGGACAAGGTGGTTATGTAGTAAGGGGTTTAGTTAATCTTGGCAATACTTGCTTCTTCAATTCAGTTTTACAAAACCTTATTGCTATGGATAAGTTGCGGGATTTCTTTTTCAAGTTGGAGGCATCTGTTGGACCTCTCACTATTGCCCTGAAGAAGATCTATAATGAAACAAAACCAGAGGCAGGCTTCAAAAATGTGATAAATCCTAGAGCATTTTTTGGGTCTCTTTGTTCCAAGGCTCCTCAATTTAGGGGGTATCAACAACATGATAGTCATGAGTTGCTTCGTTGCTTACTAGATGGACTATCTTCAGAGGAGTTGGGAGTGAGGAAGCAAAGTAATTCTTCCAAGGAAAATGGTCATTCTTCTAGCCCAGGTCCTACTTTTGTGGATGCTGTATTTGGAGGTCAAGTATCAAGTACTGTTTGCTGTACTGAATGCGGACATTCTTCAACTGTATATGAGCCATTTTTAGATCTCTCCCTGCCTGTGCCAACTAAGAAACCCACGAGTAAGAAGGCCCAGCAGTTCTCCCGTACAAAAAAAGCTAAATTGCCTCCAAAGAGAGGTGGAAAACCCCGGCCAAAAGTCAGTAGAGGTCCAGATTTGATTTCAGATGCTTCAACTAGCAAAGAACTTTCTTGCCAGCCACAATCTGGTACAGCTGGCCCTACTACATTGGCTGAAGAAAACAGTTCAGTTGGACAGAATTCCTCAGCTGTTGAGCAAAGTGGAAATAAACAAGTGGTTGAGGATGCAGCTGAGCAAACATCAGCTGCAATTGATATTTTTTCGTGGTTGGATTACCTTGAGCCAGAAGCTCCATTGGATGACTATAATATGACTTCAAATGATTTTGTGGGACCAACTCTTCAAGATTCAGAAAACAAAGATACATTTATAAATGCTGAACCAGGACAAAGTGGTTTTGAATCTAGTGCGCTGGTTCTACCACTTAGTGAGGAGCCAGACACAAAAGCCCAGTTTTCTAATGTTAATCCTTGGGAGGATGAGATCCCTGTACAAGTTCAAAGTTCTCAGGTTTTATTGCTTCCATATAAAGAGGAGGACTCTACTGCTGTGGAGTTTGAAGTAGGAGAAGGTTCTTCATCAGTTTTTGCGGGTGTTCAGGAAGATTTTGAGGGCTTTGGTGGCTTATTTGACGAGCCTGAAGTATCTGCAGGGCCTTTCATTGGTCCATCTCTTGGCAATGATGTCGCAAAAACTGGGTTTGTGGCAAGCAGTGAGTCTGATCCCGATGAAGTTGACGATTCGGATTCCCCAGTTTCCGTGGAGACTTGTTTGGTTCATTACACAAAGCCGGAGCTCCTCTCCTATGAAAATGCTTGGCATTGCGAAAATTGTTCCAAAGCTCTTGTACGCCAAAAATTGGTATCTCATAAGCAGTTAAATTCTGCACCCAAAGCTTTGGTAAATGGATGTGGAACTGCAATCCAAAGTGATATAGAGTATTCCAATAAGGACCCCTGTCCTAAAGAAGCCAGACAACATGATGACAATAGTCAATGTGTTTCTAATTTGAACAAGTTTGATGCAACAATAGACTGCTCTAGTCAAAAGCACACAAAAAAGGAGAATGGTCATGCAGATGAGTTGGCTTCTTTAGTTACTCAAACGGGAGAAGGGAAGGTTGTGATGAAATATGCACAAGAGCAATCAGGTTCTTCAGGCTCTTTTCACACTTGCAAGCAAGAAAGTTTAATTGGTCAAGCAATAGATTCATGCTGTGTTGACGAAGCTAGTAGTGCTGGATCTATCGGCAATAAAGTTCAGCAGAGCGAGTCTAAGATATCAGCCCCGAACCCTGAAACTGAGGAAAATGGTGATGATGAATTAAATTCTGAATCGGTGAAGGTCAAGAGGGATGCTACCAAGAGGGTCCTTATTAATAAAGCTCCGCCTATTTTGACCATTCATCTTAAGAGGTTCAGCCAAGATGCTCGGGGTCGCTTAAGTAAATTGAATGGCCATGTTACTTTCAGAGAAATAATTGATCTTAAACCATATATGGATGCCAG